A genome region from Variovorax paradoxus includes the following:
- a CDS encoding filamentous hemagglutinin N-terminal domain-containing protein — protein MKQRIPSSRASLRRLQLRPIALSLICAGAAPAMAQVLPGGFMPVAGGVTMTQGGGVMNINQPFQRGIVNWQTFSIGAGGTVNIAQPSTRAVLLNRVVGDGNSILASRIDGTLRTSLAGNPNLPGGSVFLVNPSGIVFGRGASVNVGGLVASTLDIANDNFMPAGSMDKVFGKNEQLLFVGDAGSVAQVKVEGGATIATTSPNGTVALLGGSVRNEGDINVARGSAGLVSASKVTLNLDFEGDGLTTFKIPADGQTTFKLAELQAVDKTATAQLMNSGSVTADGGRVVLMAAAADVDARQLVVSQTGVVRARSLASRNGEIVLDTGVSPRNSSEMLLGGTLDASGGEAGVAGGSITARGDYIRMAGLNADASGSSGGAVSVKGVAAVTMAPDARISANATGANGAGGAVDIGSPHTHISGEIAARGAGSGAGGTIGTAGDVLEVADGARIDAAGGATGANGQWNASARSELNVDTTVPAYDAAGYGSTVDGTRVSAAALGDALGRATDVRLSTGSVEGETNDVVFQFSAEVVKSQGRDARLTVDSLHDVVMRNASSIRSTAGALHVDFDANAGNSELGGAILIDAASIATNGGNIRFYGQGKADTGYAEGRVVSAEGSDLYSGQAGITLSSSSLSTCATGTSACGGNGSITLRGQGVSQETVEGPNYRVSSDGVAVLGSTLATGAGSIDIEGRGAIRANGVLLGSTEAGDSVLSTGTGDVRIIGSSRSWTTDDPVAVYADSIVSSSIGAPQVTAGNAAGISMRGATIAAGGRVSIDGTGSDTQGLLASTAFVTSAAAANNGTGMGFNAGDGVSMTGSSISAGQGRDVSIAGTAGGKSYVVNNGGTVLLGADANAVEIQVEAGQGVRAESGRVAIDGRGGDVRVVRVNTRVDPPGLVGLAPSPSGAVLDVSSTSGAGGTVSIAARNVLVSDVYDDRPTIDAGGAGQSGTIDVRASNAIAIDAQASLRADAKSATGNGGTINVIAGDTLRGYGSLSARGGSAGGNGGTIETSAPHFALLGLRVDASAPVGTAGSWLIDPFDVNIAHGVASGSLTGNPFDPLAASTIQDGDINNALDGGTSVTITTGTGGVATDGNITFAADAAIVRSKGASPLTFELDAAHNINAFSNNSIQSNSGALNVVLNAGVGGQNGSIFMSGAKINTNGGDVTMTADTSGTGSQAISITNTTIDTRTTALGDAGPGGAVQITGKRGTPTSGFGATVQLNGATIQSSTGDVSITGTAPGGTGVRIGAGTGASQILTTSGDIGITGIGSGVTDPSTGPIAVQAVDLSNVTVRSVDGNIGIRGLVTPGVASATSGGVLVANNALVTTLGVGSIDIAGESQANGTGVTIATGGRVDGNNNVVLRASNNGTTDALAIAGNVRAGNVLNLRPGGVDAAGNAVDRTANPITLGGTAATGFAVSAAEFAQLDAPTIVAGSNAHAAGIDVVGPLTLPGALTLQNGGGGIRLGGAVAVAKLGLVSGGDITQTAAAPITAGTLLARSTGGSVLLDQAANNVSAATVGGGAAGAFRYVDVDTVQLGSVSVTGYDAAGNAPQAVSATSMAADTVFVRTLSGDLLLGTNVSSTGGTDLVAGSRFQNLGGYAITGAPWRVWADTWVGETRGGLAGSGLYPNLYHCAYSGLCTVGIPAGANHFIYAQQPVATVRIGNATRPFGFPNPLFSYTLDGLILGDTGAGFAGFMFSPALRTSPLGVYPINGTFTSAEGYAVNVVPGNLLVAGMPDLPRPDTLRDLPVTWLYDRNMGPPPICFATGSLEGDRAVQGADVLAREWSRVRSRPNLSSCVDTEKRNGCADF, from the coding sequence ATGAAGCAACGCATTCCTTCTTCGCGCGCGTCCTTGCGGCGCCTGCAGCTGCGGCCCATCGCGCTGTCGCTGATCTGCGCAGGCGCGGCGCCGGCCATGGCGCAGGTGCTGCCCGGCGGCTTCATGCCGGTCGCCGGCGGTGTCACGATGACCCAGGGCGGCGGGGTGATGAACATCAACCAGCCGTTCCAGCGCGGCATCGTCAACTGGCAGACCTTCTCGATCGGCGCGGGCGGCACGGTCAACATCGCGCAGCCGAGCACGCGCGCCGTGCTGCTCAACCGCGTGGTGGGCGACGGCAATTCCATCCTCGCCTCGCGCATCGACGGGACGCTGCGGACCTCGCTCGCGGGCAACCCGAACCTGCCGGGCGGCAGCGTGTTCCTAGTCAACCCGAGCGGCATCGTGTTCGGACGCGGCGCGTCGGTCAACGTGGGCGGGCTGGTGGCGTCGACACTCGACATCGCCAACGACAACTTCATGCCGGCCGGCTCGATGGACAAGGTCTTCGGCAAGAACGAGCAGCTGCTGTTCGTCGGCGACGCAGGCAGCGTGGCCCAGGTCAAGGTGGAGGGCGGCGCGACCATCGCCACCACCTCGCCGAACGGCACGGTGGCGCTGCTCGGCGGGTCGGTGCGCAACGAAGGCGACATCAACGTCGCGCGCGGCTCGGCCGGCCTGGTGTCGGCCAGCAAGGTGACGCTGAACCTCGACTTCGAGGGCGACGGGCTCACCACCTTCAAGATCCCGGCCGACGGGCAGACCACCTTCAAGCTCGCGGAGCTGCAGGCCGTGGACAAGACCGCGACCGCGCAGCTCATGAACAGCGGCAGCGTCACGGCCGACGGCGGGCGCGTGGTGTTGATGGCGGCCGCGGCGGACGTCGATGCGCGCCAGCTCGTGGTGAGCCAGACCGGCGTGGTGCGGGCGCGCTCGCTGGCCTCGCGCAACGGCGAGATCGTGCTGGACACCGGCGTGTCGCCGCGCAACAGCAGCGAGATGCTGCTGGGCGGCACGCTCGACGCGAGCGGCGGCGAGGCCGGCGTGGCGGGCGGCTCGATCACCGCGCGCGGCGACTACATCCGCATGGCCGGGCTGAACGCGGACGCCAGCGGCAGCAGCGGCGGCGCGGTGTCGGTGAAGGGCGTCGCCGCCGTGACGATGGCGCCGGACGCGAGGATCAGCGCCAACGCGACAGGTGCCAATGGCGCGGGCGGCGCGGTGGACATCGGTTCGCCGCACACGCACATCTCCGGCGAGATCGCGGCGCGCGGTGCCGGCAGCGGCGCGGGCGGCACCATCGGCACCGCAGGCGACGTGCTCGAGGTGGCCGACGGCGCGCGCATCGACGCGGCGGGCGGCGCCACCGGCGCCAACGGCCAGTGGAACGCGAGCGCGCGCAGCGAGCTGAACGTCGACACCACGGTGCCGGCCTACGACGCCGCCGGCTACGGCAGCACGGTCGACGGCACGCGCGTGAGCGCGGCGGCACTGGGCGATGCGCTCGGCCGCGCCACCGACGTGAGGCTGTCGACCGGCTCCGTCGAGGGCGAGACGAACGACGTGGTGTTCCAGTTCAGCGCCGAGGTGGTCAAGTCGCAGGGGCGCGACGCGCGCCTCACGGTCGATTCGCTGCACGACGTCGTCATGCGGAACGCGTCGTCGATCAGGTCGACGGCGGGCGCGCTGCACGTCGACTTCGACGCCAACGCCGGCAATTCCGAGCTCGGCGGCGCGATCCTGATCGACGCCGCCTCCATCGCCACCAACGGCGGCAACATCCGCTTCTACGGCCAGGGCAAGGCCGACACCGGCTATGCCGAGGGCCGCGTCGTGAGCGCCGAGGGCAGCGATCTCTACAGCGGGCAGGCCGGCATCACGTTGAGCAGCAGTTCGCTCTCCACCTGCGCCACGGGCACCTCGGCCTGCGGCGGCAACGGCTCGATCACCCTGCGCGGGCAGGGCGTGAGCCAGGAGACGGTCGAAGGCCCGAACTACCGGGTCAGCTCGGATGGCGTGGCGGTGCTCGGCAGCACGCTGGCCACCGGCGCGGGAAGCATCGACATCGAGGGGCGCGGCGCCATCCGCGCGAACGGCGTGCTGCTCGGCAGCACCGAAGCGGGCGACTCGGTGCTGAGCACCGGCACCGGCGACGTCCGGATCATCGGCAGCTCGCGAAGCTGGACCACCGACGACCCTGTCGCGGTGTATGCGGACAGCATCGTCTCCAGCAGCATCGGCGCGCCCCAGGTGACCGCCGGGAACGCGGCGGGCATCTCGATGCGCGGTGCCACCATCGCGGCGGGCGGCCGCGTCAGCATCGACGGCACCGGCAGCGACACGCAGGGCCTGCTCGCGAGCACCGCGTTCGTCACCTCGGCGGCAGCGGCCAACAACGGCACCGGCATGGGCTTCAACGCGGGAGACGGCGTGTCCATGACGGGCAGCAGCATCTCTGCGGGGCAGGGGCGCGACGTGAGCATCGCCGGCACGGCCGGCGGCAAGAGCTACGTGGTCAACAACGGCGGCACCGTGCTGCTGGGCGCGGACGCGAACGCGGTGGAAATCCAGGTCGAGGCCGGCCAGGGCGTGCGCGCCGAAAGCGGGCGCGTGGCCATCGACGGGCGCGGCGGCGACGTGCGCGTGGTGCGCGTGAACACCCGCGTCGACCCCCCGGGCCTCGTGGGCCTGGCGCCGAGCCCGTCCGGCGCGGTGCTCGACGTGTCCAGCACCTCCGGCGCAGGCGGCACGGTGTCCATCGCCGCGCGCAACGTGCTGGTGAGCGACGTCTACGACGACCGGCCCACCATCGACGCCGGCGGCGCCGGGCAGTCCGGCACCATCGATGTGCGCGCGAGCAACGCCATCGCCATCGACGCGCAGGCCAGCCTGCGCGCCGACGCGAAGTCGGCCACGGGCAACGGCGGCACGATCAACGTGATCGCGGGCGACACGCTGCGCGGCTACGGCAGCCTGTCGGCGCGCGGCGGCAGCGCGGGCGGCAACGGCGGCACCATCGAGACCTCCGCGCCGCACTTCGCGCTGCTCGGCCTGCGGGTGGACGCGTCGGCGCCGGTCGGCACCGCGGGCAGCTGGCTGATCGACCCGTTCGACGTCAACATCGCGCACGGCGTGGCCTCGGGCAGCCTCACCGGCAACCCCTTCGACCCGCTGGCCGCCTCGACCATCCAGGATGGCGACATCAACAACGCGCTCGACGGCGGCACCAGCGTGACGATCACCACCGGCACGGGCGGCGTCGCGACCGACGGCAACATCACCTTCGCGGCCGATGCGGCCATCGTGCGCAGCAAGGGCGCCTCGCCGCTCACCTTCGAGCTGGATGCGGCGCACAACATCAACGCCTTCAGCAACAACTCGATCCAGTCGAACTCCGGCGCGCTCAACGTGGTGCTCAACGCCGGCGTGGGCGGGCAGAACGGCTCGATCTTCATGAGCGGCGCGAAGATCAACACCAACGGCGGCGACGTCACGATGACGGCCGACACCAGCGGCACGGGCAGCCAGGCCATCTCGATCACCAACACCACCATCGACACGCGCACGACCGCGCTGGGCGACGCCGGCCCCGGCGGCGCGGTGCAGATCACCGGCAAGCGCGGCACGCCCACTTCGGGCTTCGGCGCCACGGTGCAACTGAACGGCGCCACCATCCAGAGCAGCACCGGCGACGTGAGCATCACCGGCACCGCGCCCGGGGGCACCGGCGTGCGCATCGGCGCGGGCACCGGCGCCAGCCAGATCCTCACCACCAGCGGCGACATCGGCATCACCGGCATCGGCAGCGGCGTGACCGACCCGAGCACCGGGCCGATCGCGGTGCAGGCGGTCGACCTGAGCAACGTCACGGTGCGCAGCGTCGACGGCAACATCGGCATCCGCGGCCTGGTGACGCCCGGCGTTGCCAGCGCCACGTCGGGCGGCGTGCTCGTTGCCAACAACGCGCTGGTGACCACGCTGGGCGTGGGCAGCATCGACATCGCCGGCGAGTCGCAGGCCAACGGCACGGGCGTGACCATCGCCACGGGCGGGCGCGTGGATGGCAACAACAACGTCGTGCTGCGCGCCAGCAACAACGGCACCACCGACGCGCTGGCCATCGCCGGCAACGTGCGCGCGGGCAACGTGCTGAACCTGCGCCCCGGGGGCGTGGACGCCGCGGGCAACGCGGTCGACCGCACGGCCAACCCGATCACCCTGGGCGGCACCGCGGCCACCGGCTTCGCGGTGTCGGCCGCCGAGTTCGCGCAACTCGATGCGCCCACCATCGTGGCCGGCAGCAACGCGCATGCGGCCGGCATCGACGTGGTGGGGCCGCTGACCCTGCCCGGCGCGCTGACTCTGCAGAACGGCGGCGGCGGCATCCGGCTCGGCGGCGCGGTCGCGGTGGCGAAGCTCGGCCTGGTCTCGGGCGGCGACATCACGCAGACCGCCGCCGCGCCGATCACCGCCGGCACGCTGCTGGCGCGCTCGACCGGCGGCAGTGTGCTGCTCGACCAGGCGGCCAACAACGTCAGCGCGGCCACCGTCGGCGGCGGCGCGGCGGGCGCGTTCCGTTACGTCGACGTCGACACGGTGCAGCTGGGCTCGGTGTCGGTCACCGGCTACGACGCCGCGGGCAACGCGCCGCAGGCCGTGTCGGCCACCTCGATGGCCGCCGACACGGTGTTCGTGCGCACGCTCAGCGGCGACCTGCTGCTGGGCACCAACGTGAGCAGCACCGGCGGCACGGACCTGGTGGCGGGCTCGCGCTTCCAGAACCTCGGCGGCTACGCGATCACCGGTGCGCCATGGCGCGTATGGGCCGACACCTGGGTGGGCGAGACGCGCGGCGGCCTCGCCGGCTCAGGCCTGTATCCGAACCTCTACCACTGCGCCTATTCGGGCCTGTGCACCGTGGGCATTCCCGCGGGCGCCAACCACTTCATCTATGCGCAGCAGCCGGTGGCCACGGTGCGCATCGGCAACGCGACCCGGCCCTTCGGCTTTCCGAACCCGCTGTTCAGCTACACGCTCGACGGCCTGATCCTGGGCGACACGGGCGCGGGCTTCGCGGGCTTCATGTTCTCGCCGGCGCTGCGCACCAGCCCGTTGGGCGTGTACCCGATCAACGGCACCTTCACCTCGGCCGAGGGCTACGCGGTCAACGTGGTGCCGGGCAACCTGCTCGTCGCCGGCATGCCCGACCTGCCGCGCCCCGACACGCTGCGCGACCTGCCCGTCACCTGGCTGTACGACCGCAACATGGGCCCGCCGCCGATCTGCTTCGCCACCGGGTCGCTCGAAGGCGACCGCGCGGTGCAGGGCGCCGACGTGCTCGCACGCGAATGGTCCCGCGTGCGCTCGCGCCCCAACCTCTCGAGCTGCGTCGACACCGAAAAGCGCAACGGCTGCGCGGACTTCTAG
- a CDS encoding cysteine hydrolase family protein — protein sequence MSNAPRRALVVIDVQNEYFEGGGLPIEHPPIASTLPNVTKAMDAARAAGTPVVVVQHHAPKGAPVFQADAHNGQLHPEIAKRPRDHLVTKATPSVFTGTDFADWLASHHVDTLSVAGYMTQNCDASTVFEAMHRGLSVEFLADASGALPYENAAGKVSAEEIHRVFSVVFHSNFAAVTTTDAWISAMREGQVIPKDNVVMSNRRARGLT from the coding sequence ATGAGCAACGCCCCGCGCCGCGCCCTCGTCGTGATCGACGTGCAGAACGAATACTTCGAAGGCGGCGGCCTGCCGATCGAACACCCGCCCATCGCGAGCACGCTGCCCAACGTCACCAAGGCCATGGACGCGGCCCGCGCCGCCGGCACGCCAGTGGTCGTGGTGCAGCACCATGCGCCGAAGGGTGCGCCGGTGTTCCAGGCCGACGCCCACAACGGCCAGCTGCATCCCGAGATCGCGAAGCGGCCGCGCGACCACCTCGTGACCAAGGCCACGCCCAGCGTCTTCACCGGCACCGACTTCGCCGACTGGCTTGCGAGCCACCATGTCGACACGCTCAGCGTGGCCGGCTACATGACGCAGAACTGCGACGCCTCCACCGTGTTCGAGGCGATGCACCGCGGCCTGAGCGTGGAGTTCCTGGCCGACGCCAGCGGCGCGCTGCCTTACGAGAACGCGGCGGGCAAGGTCAGCGCGGAGGAAATCCATCGCGTCTTCAGCGTGGTGTTCCACAGCAACTTCGCAGCCGTGACCACGACCGACGCCTGGATCTCCGCGATGCGCGAAGGCCAGGTGATCCCCAAGGACAACGTCGTGATGTCCAACCGCCGTGCAAGAGGCTTGACGTAA
- a CDS encoding GlxA family transcriptional regulator: MRAPAVETIAVVAFDGISPFHLSVPCMVFGEDRTESGAPRFRLRVCAPEPGALRTNAGFTLGVPHGLEAIRRAQIVVVPSWRDDGSAAPPALIRALQAAHRRGATVVGLCLGAFVLAEAGLLDGRPATTHWKLAPAFARQYPQVRLQPEVLYVEDGDVLTSAGTAAGIDCCLHLLRVRHGADTANRAARRMVVAPHRQGGQAQYIEQPVPVAAERDRLAPLLEWLGRHLDVPHELDDLARRALMSRRTFTRRFRESTGTTVGRWVQNQRLALAQRLLETTDHPVEQVATGAGFGSAVSLRKHFMSAFKVSPTAYRRQFSRADALA; the protein is encoded by the coding sequence ATGCGAGCACCGGCCGTCGAAACCATCGCCGTCGTCGCCTTCGACGGCATCAGTCCCTTCCACCTGTCCGTGCCCTGCATGGTGTTCGGCGAGGACCGCACCGAAAGCGGCGCGCCGCGCTTCCGGCTGCGGGTGTGTGCGCCGGAGCCCGGCGCGCTGCGAACCAATGCGGGCTTCACGCTCGGCGTGCCGCACGGGCTGGAGGCCATCCGGCGTGCGCAGATCGTGGTGGTGCCGTCATGGCGCGACGACGGCAGCGCCGCGCCGCCGGCGCTGATCCGCGCGCTGCAGGCGGCGCACCGGCGCGGCGCCACCGTGGTCGGACTGTGCCTCGGTGCCTTCGTGCTGGCCGAGGCCGGCCTGCTCGACGGGCGCCCGGCCACCACGCACTGGAAGCTGGCGCCGGCCTTCGCGCGGCAATATCCGCAGGTGCGGCTGCAGCCCGAGGTGCTCTACGTGGAGGACGGTGATGTGCTCACTTCCGCCGGCACGGCCGCGGGCATCGACTGCTGCCTGCACCTGCTGCGCGTGCGCCATGGCGCCGACACCGCCAACCGCGCCGCGCGCCGCATGGTGGTGGCGCCGCACCGGCAGGGTGGGCAGGCGCAGTACATCGAGCAGCCGGTGCCCGTCGCGGCCGAACGCGACCGCCTCGCGCCGCTGCTCGAATGGCTCGGCCGGCATCTCGACGTGCCGCACGAACTCGACGACCTCGCGCGCCGTGCGCTCATGAGCCGGCGCACCTTCACCCGGCGCTTCCGCGAATCGACCGGCACCACCGTCGGCCGGTGGGTGCAGAACCAGCGCCTGGCGCTGGCGCAGCGGCTGCTGGAGACCACCGACCACCCGGTCGAGCAGGTGGCGACGGGCGCGGGCTTCGGCTCGGCGGTGTCGCTGCGCAAGCATTTCATGTCGGCGTTCAAGGTATCGCCCACGGCGTACCGGCGGCAGTTCTCGCGGGCCGACGCCCTGGCCTGA
- a CDS encoding ATP-binding response regulator, translated as MTTAAPSHSPAPAGASGTGAPVSSPMPLQPSMPPPPPPPTPSTHTLVVRGNLQRDLFRLGVVPCAAVALALTGWFTHNRLQTLEAAFDAEGQAVARQVAAMSDLSLYAGDLPALQNVANAALRGGQVTRVEISNSAGVYVTAGPKTTSLAQLRMFTSPVTLREASRASAFAPAGSTAAGETPIGLVQTFRDTTAYTRERSRSLFAGVGIALVALMAAWASVRHMARTVARPLRRVSRTVAALEAGHFEMRCDVVEGGTRGSHELAVLAHDIDRLAERLQSNRQISEERVREATAVALQRMAEAEQAALSRARFLAAASHDLRQPLHAMGLFIDGLLPGASPAQRPAVLRLQESTEFMGVLLDDLLEISRLDAQVLTPSIAKVSLATLFDQLDAQHAATAVEARVRLRWSDRGLAVRTDAAMLQRIVGNLVANALRHAPEGGTVLVAARRSPSGVRIEVRDNGVGIAPIHQGRIFEEFYQVANTERDRRRGFGLGLAICARIATLLGTRITVRSALQAGSTFAFTLPAARLADVVPPEPPPLAPTPLAGLRCLVVDDDPAILDGSRTLLAQWGCEVECVSTGAEAIARMGTGDPHYDAVLCDLQLAGEGDGVDVIDAAKRLQPDAMAVLVSGATGPEVLQRLRHGGVMLLTKPVAPAKLRALLTTRRQLHVS; from the coding sequence ATGACCACCGCTGCGCCCTCCCACAGCCCGGCACCCGCCGGCGCAAGCGGCACCGGCGCGCCCGTGTCGTCGCCGATGCCGCTGCAGCCTTCCATGCCGCCGCCACCGCCGCCGCCGACGCCTTCCACCCACACCCTCGTCGTGCGCGGCAACCTGCAGCGCGACCTCTTCCGCCTCGGCGTGGTGCCGTGCGCCGCGGTGGCGCTGGCGCTCACCGGCTGGTTCACGCACAACCGGCTGCAGACGCTGGAGGCGGCCTTCGACGCCGAAGGCCAGGCGGTGGCGCGGCAGGTGGCGGCCATGTCCGACCTGAGCCTCTACGCGGGCGACCTGCCGGCGCTGCAGAACGTGGCCAACGCCGCGCTGCGCGGCGGGCAGGTGACGCGCGTGGAGATCAGCAACAGCGCGGGCGTGTACGTGACGGCCGGTCCCAAGACCACCTCGCTGGCGCAGCTGCGCATGTTCACCTCGCCGGTCACGCTGCGCGAGGCCTCGCGCGCCAGCGCCTTCGCACCCGCGGGCTCCACCGCCGCGGGCGAGACGCCCATCGGGCTGGTCCAGACCTTCCGCGACACCACCGCCTATACGCGCGAGCGCAGCCGCTCGCTGTTCGCCGGCGTCGGCATCGCGCTGGTGGCGCTGATGGCGGCCTGGGCCTCGGTGCGCCACATGGCGCGCACGGTGGCGCGGCCGCTGCGGCGCGTGTCGCGCACCGTGGCCGCGCTGGAAGCCGGCCATTTCGAGATGCGCTGCGACGTGGTCGAGGGCGGCACCCGCGGATCGCACGAGCTCGCGGTGCTCGCGCACGACATCGACCGGCTGGCCGAGCGCCTGCAGAGCAACCGGCAGATCAGCGAGGAGCGCGTGCGCGAGGCCACCGCCGTGGCGCTGCAGCGCATGGCCGAGGCCGAGCAGGCGGCGCTGTCGCGGGCGCGCTTTCTCGCGGCGGCCAGCCACGACCTGCGCCAGCCGCTGCACGCGATGGGCCTGTTCATCGACGGCCTGCTGCCGGGCGCATCGCCAGCGCAGCGCCCGGCCGTGCTGCGGCTGCAGGAAAGCACCGAGTTCATGGGCGTGCTGCTCGACGACCTGCTCGAGATCTCGCGGCTCGACGCGCAGGTGCTGACGCCCTCGATCGCCAAGGTGTCGCTGGCCACCCTGTTCGATCAGCTGGACGCACAGCATGCCGCCACCGCCGTCGAGGCCCGCGTGCGCCTGCGCTGGAGCGACCGCGGCCTGGCGGTGCGCACCGACGCGGCGATGCTGCAGCGCATCGTCGGCAACCTGGTGGCCAACGCGCTGCGTCATGCGCCCGAGGGCGGCACCGTGCTGGTGGCCGCGCGGCGCAGCCCGTCCGGCGTGCGCATCGAGGTACGCGACAACGGCGTGGGCATCGCGCCCATCCACCAGGGCCGCATCTTCGAGGAGTTCTACCAGGTGGCCAACACCGAGCGCGACCGCCGCCGCGGCTTCGGGCTGGGGCTGGCCATCTGCGCGCGCATCGCCACGCTGCTGGGCACGCGCATCACGGTGCGATCGGCGCTGCAGGCGGGCAGCACCTTCGCCTTCACCTTGCCGGCCGCACGCCTGGCCGACGTGGTGCCGCCCGAGCCGCCACCGCTCGCACCGACGCCGCTGGCCGGCCTGCGCTGCCTGGTGGTGGACGACGACCCGGCCATCCTCGACGGCAGCCGCACGCTGCTCGCGCAATGGGGCTGCGAGGTCGAATGCGTGTCGACCGGCGCCGAGGCCATCGCGCGCATGGGCACCGGCGACCCGCACTACGACGCCGTGCTGTGCGACCTGCAGCTGGCGGGCGAAGGCGACGGCGTCGACGTGATCGATGCGGCCAAGCGCCTGCAGCCGGACGCGATGGCGGTGCTGGTCTCGGGCGCCACCGGGCCCGAGGTGCTGCAACGCCTGCGCCACGGCGGGGTGATGCTGCTGACCAAGCCGGTCGCGCCGGCCAAGCTGCGCGCGCTGCTGACCACGCGGCGCCAGCTGCACGTGAGCTGA
- a CDS encoding ABC transporter substrate binding protein codes for MPFASKPACQPFPGRLRHAASALSARVALVALAAAAACTAGSASAASLTVLMGDDAAASSEFVQQLRADQEPGGKFELVRLAPGGADPQQAAEAGGNDTERAANAGVRTRSLRPAPDAPITMAVGPAAARAAVERPGQEPLVLAMLSRLEYESLKAASPALRRGDRRVGVLLRDPAMADQLALINAVLPQKHRIGVVATPESEPLVRELQRAAQGASPAWDLRVEYAPDARSLANALRQVVPQSDALMVLPDLIGDNQAATLSVLRAGAGAGMPVFGASEGLVRSGGLAAAVSTPSQLAQQARLLGQKVASAAGNNNGPLVEAATPATVRVNATVARGLGLRMPEERELTDRIAGPR; via the coding sequence ATGCCTTTTGCCTCGAAACCCGCTTGCCAGCCCTTCCCCGGAAGGCTGCGCCACGCCGCGTCCGCGCTGTCGGCGAGGGTGGCGCTGGTGGCGCTCGCAGCAGCGGCGGCTTGCACGGCCGGCAGCGCCTCGGCGGCCAGCCTCACGGTGCTGATGGGCGACGACGCCGCGGCATCGTCCGAATTCGTGCAGCAGCTGCGCGCCGACCAGGAACCCGGCGGCAAGTTCGAACTGGTGCGCCTCGCGCCGGGCGGCGCCGATCCGCAGCAGGCGGCCGAGGCCGGCGGCAACGACACCGAGCGCGCCGCCAACGCAGGCGTGCGCACGCGCAGCCTGCGCCCCGCGCCCGACGCGCCGATCACCATGGCCGTGGGCCCCGCCGCCGCGCGCGCCGCCGTCGAGCGCCCTGGCCAGGAGCCGCTGGTGCTGGCGATGCTCAGCCGGCTCGAATACGAATCGCTGAAGGCCGCCAGCCCCGCGCTGCGCCGCGGCGACCGCCGCGTGGGCGTGCTGCTGCGCGACCCGGCCATGGCCGACCAGCTGGCGCTGATCAACGCCGTGCTGCCGCAGAAGCACCGCATCGGCGTGGTCGCCACACCGGAATCGGAGCCGCTGGTGCGCGAGCTGCAGCGCGCCGCGCAGGGGGCCAGTCCGGCATGGGACCTCCGCGTGGAATACGCGCCCGACGCGAGGTCGCTGGCCAACGCGCTGCGCCAGGTGGTGCCGCAGAGCGATGCGCTGATGGTGCTGCCCGACCTGATCGGCGACAACCAGGCGGCCACCCTGTCGGTGCTGCGCGCCGGCGCGGGCGCGGGCATGCCGGTGTTCGGCGCGAGCGAAGGGCTGGTGCGCTCGGGCGGCCTGGCCGCGGCGGTGTCGACGCCCTCGCAGCTCGCGCAGCAGGCGCGCCTGCTCGGCCAGAAGGTGGCGAGCGCCGCCGGCAACAACAACGGACCGCTGGTGGAGGCCGCGACGCCCGCCACCGTGCGCGTCAATGCCACCGTGGCACGCGGACTCGGCCTGCGGATGCCGGAGGAACGGGAGCTGACCGACCGGATTGCGGGTCCCCGATGA